Proteins co-encoded in one Stomoxys calcitrans chromosome 5, idStoCalc2.1, whole genome shotgun sequence genomic window:
- the LOC106081047 gene encoding uncharacterized protein LOC106081047: MVLDSAIALLILSSNFPRIHQDQLPPPQMVNNSFVNEIVSSIHELYQFKNFVFYTSRRLALDTEISNDFFHDFWETFPLVSSILMVNNNQSMAGFLSTPTLCLIMTTGFDDPIMKLAAEGMRGVRFLKTIFVYFPILSSEEYYHSLKDYNGFSESIRRLYAWIWRKQFINCLLMTVDNNIFIHEPYPTLEIINVTSSWNSSTFFVDYSTDFKGYAINSPIRYDLPRVFYMTGPRYGLGKKKPHVSGATGKLFMVFVEHIKASYNESQTDGHEYDPVDLPETIKMIELNQLEISMNSYTEYIATNIGSSYPIGINDWCMMVPNRIATPAHNFLQRSFRGYTWFLVSFSIFYIALSIWLFTPPPKRDISLSLLQAICSMLLISPLRVLKGPSLRIRLIFVMLFIMGFFVTNLYLTKMASFLTSSPEVPQINSMQDVVDAKLPIMVTTFEYESMLSKNFPTEFMALMVPVSKGEMDKHRDQFNKSFGYSTQTDRWRFLSIQQRFMKEPMFRLSKICMGPFYHIIPIQRDSHFSRPLRKFMMSAFQYGLMSHWNYEAFADALYMKYVKVILEHETVEPLSLTYFRSIWIIWLIGLILSTLAFCVELKWHLWQQNKINLKNLYQNLRQFKWLKFKK; the protein is encoded by the coding sequence ATGGTCCTGGACAGCGCCATTGCACTGCTGATACTCTCTTCAAATTTCCCAAGAATCCACCAAGACCAACTGCCCCCGCCTCAAATGGTTAATAACAGCTTTGTCAATGAGATTGTGAGCAGCATTCATGAACTCTACCAGTTTAAGAATTTCGTTTTCTATACATCGAGGCGCCTGGCCCTAGACACAGAGATTTCCAATGATTTCTTTCATGATTTTTGGGAGACTTTTCCCTTAGTGTCATCGATTTTGATGGTCAACAATAACCAGAGTATGGCTGGCTTTCTCAGTACACCCACGTTGTGTTTGATAATGACCACAGGTTTCGATGATCCCATTATGAAGTTGGCCGCGGAGGGCATGAGAGGGGTACGTTTCCTCAAGACCATATTCGTATATTTTCCCATTCTCTCTTCGGAAGAATATTACCACAGCTTAAAGGATTACAATGGCTTCTCTGAGAGCATACGACGCTTATATGCCTGGATATGGCGCAAGCAGTTCATCAATTGCCTGCTGATGACAGTGGATAACAATATCTTCATACACGAACCCTATCCCACTCTAGAAATAATCAACGTGACCTCAAGTTGGAACAGTTCTACTTTCTTCGTAGATTACAGCACCGATTTCAAAGGTTATGCCATCAACTCGCCCATACGCTATGATCTGCCGCGAGTCTTTTACATGACCGGCCCCCGCTATGGCCTGGGCAAAAAGAAGCCCCATGTAAGTGGAGCAACGGGAAAACTATTCATGGTCTTTGTGGAGCACATTAAGGCGAGCTACAACGAAAGCCAAACCGATGGCCATGAATATGACCCGGTGGATCTGCCAGAAACCATTAAAATGATTGAGCTAAATCAGCTAGAGATCAGCATGAATTCGTATACCGAATACATTGCCACGAATATTGGCAGCAGCTATCCCATAGGCATCAATGACTGGTGTATGATGGTGCCCAACCGCATCGCAACACCTGCCCATAACTTTCTACAAAGGAGTTTCCGCGGTTACACCTGGTTTTTGGTGTCGTTCAGCATATTCTACATAGCACTGAGCATTTGGCTATTCACTCCGCCTCCGAAACGCGACATCAGTTTGTCCCTTTTACAGGCCATATGCTCAATGCTGCTGATCTCACCTCTGAGGGTCTTAAAAGGGCCAAGCTTACGCATACGCCTAATATTCGTAATGCTCTTCATCATGGGTTTCTTTGTCACCAATTTGTATCTGACTAAAATGGCCAGTTTTCTGACATCCTCGCCGGAGGTACCACAAATTAATTCAATGCAGGATGTGGTCGACGCCAAATTGCCCATCATGGTAACGACCTTTGAATATGAGAGTATGTTGTCGAAGAATTTCCCTACCGAGTTTATGGCTCTAATGGTGCCGGTGAGCAAGGGGGAAATGGACAAACATCGTGATCAATTCAACAAATCCTTTGGCTACAGCACTCAGACGGATCGTTGGCGTTTTCTCAGCATTCAGCAACGCTTTATGAAAGAACCCATGTTTCGCCTCTCTAAGATATGCATGGGACCCTTCTACCACATAATACCCATACAAAGGGATTCGCATTTCTCTAGGCCATTAAGGAAATTCATGATGTCAGCTTTTCAATATGGTCTAATGTCCCATTGGAACTATGAAGCCTTTGCTGACGCCCTCTATATGAAGTATGTCAAGGTGATTTTGGAACACGAAACCGTTGAACCATTGAGTCTAACATACTTTCGTTCAATTTGGATCATATGGTTAATTGGTTTGATACTCTCCACTCTGGCCTTCtgtgtggagcttaaatggcaTCTCTGGCAGcagaacaaaataaatttgaagaATCTTTACCAAAACTTGAGACAGTTTAAAtggttaaaatttaaaaaataa